In Amaranthus tricolor cultivar Red isolate AtriRed21 chromosome 5, ASM2621246v1, whole genome shotgun sequence, a genomic segment contains:
- the LOC130814100 gene encoding laccase-2-like, which yields MKMCAFRPLSSPAFFVIIVLFLANIWLCHGITRHYRFDIKLQNVTHLCKTKSMVTVNGKFPGPRIIAREGDRVIIKVVNHVKNNVSIHWHGIRQLGSQWADGPAYITQCPIQINQSYTYNFKIKGQRGTLFWHAHISWLRASLHGPIVILPRRNESYPFPKPHKQSTIIFGEWWNNDTEAVINQALQSGGGPNVSDAYTFNGFPGPLYNSCTGTKGLADTYKLKVKPGKTYLLRLINAALNDELFFSIANHTMKVVEADALYVKPFDTNILVIAPGQTTNVLLKTKPNPTHTTYLMAVRPYATGNGTFDNTTAAAILEYQTPSISSSSSSATRNIINVTLKDLPPLPVINDTSFVMNFTQKFRSLNNARFPIDVPKSVDKHFFFTVGLGTTPCPKNQTCQGPTNRTKFAATVNNISMALPSIALLQSYFFGQNNNVYTTNFPQIPLKQFNYTGTPPNNTNVMNGTKVLVIPYNSNVELVLQDTSIITAESHPLHLHGYDFYVVGQGFGNFNASKDPSNYNLVDPVARNTVGVPSGGWVAIRFKADNPGVWFMHCHFEVHLSWGLRMAWLVLDGKQPNQRVPPPPKDLPKC from the exons atgaaaatgtgtGCATTTCGTCCTCTTTCATCTCCAGcattttttgtaattattgttctttttcttgCCAACATTTGGTTGTGCCATGGAATTACAAGGCACTATAGGTTTGAT ATAAAGTTGCAAAATGTGACACATTTGTGCAAGACAAAGAGCATGGTTACTGTAAATGGCAAGTTCCCTGGCCCAAGAATCATTGCAAGGGAGGGTGACCGAGTCATCATAAAAGTTgtaaaccatgtaaaaaacaatGTTTCCATCCATTG GCATGGTATTCGACAACTAGGAAGCCAATGGGCAGACGGTCCAGCTTACATAACACAATGTCCAATACAAATTAACCAAAGTTATACATATAATTTTAAGATCAAAGGTCAACGTGGAACTCTTTTCTGGCATGCTCACATCTCTTGGTTAAGGGCATCTCTTCATGGACCAATTGTGATTCTTCCAAGGAGAAATGAATCCTACCCATTCCCTAAACCTCACAAGCAATCCACTATAATATTTG GTGAGTGGTGGAACAATGATACTGAAGCAGTTATCAATCAAGCTCTTCAAAGTGGTGGTGGCCCTAACGTATCGGATGCATATACATTTAACGGATTTCCAGGACCCTTGTATAATTCATGCACCGGAACTAAAG GATTGGCAGACACATACAAACTTAAAGTGAAGCCGGGAAAAACATATCTTTTACGATTGATCAATGCTGCACTGAATGACGAATTATTTTTCAGCATCGCTAACCACACCATGAAAGTGGTTGAAGCAGATGCACTCTATGTAAAGCCATTTGATACAAACATTCTAGTAATTGCACCTGGACAAACCACGAACGTACTCCTTAAAACCAAGCCAAATCCCACCCACACCACATACCTAATGGCTGTAAGGCCTTACGCCACTGGTAATGGAACCTTTGACAACACCACCGCGGCAGCTATTCTAGAGTACCAAACACCATCAATATCTTCCTCCTCCTCCTCGGCCACTCGTAACATAATTAATGTAACCTTGAAAGATCTTCCGCCCCTCCCTGTCATCAATGACACTTCATTTGTAATGAATTTTACTCAAAAATTCCGAAGTTTAAACAATGCCAGATTCCCAATTGATGTCCCAAAAAGCGTGGATAAACACTTTTTTTTCACCGTTGGACTTGGAACTACCCCATGCCCTAAAAACCAAACTTGTCAAGGACCTACTAACCGTACCAAATTTGCTGCCACAGTGAACAATATTTCTATGGCCCTTCCTTCAATTGCCCTATTACAATCATACTTTTTTGGtcaaaataataatgtttaCACTACCAATTTCCCACAAATTCCtcttaaacaatttaattatacGGGCACACCACCTAATAACACTAATGTAATGAATGGTACAAAAGTGTTGGTTATCCCATACAATTCAAATGTGGAGCTTGTATTACAAGATACTAGCATCATTACTGCTGAAAGTCACCCTCTTCATCTACatggctatgatttttatgtaGTTGGACAAGGTTTTGGTAATTTTAACGCTAGTAAAGACCCTTCTAACTATAATCTTGTTGATCCTGTTGCTCGGAACACTGTCGGCGTCCCTTCTGGAGGTTGGGTCGCCATTCGGTTCAAGGCAGATAATCCAG GAGTATGGTTCATGCATTGCCATTTTGAGGTGCATTTGAGTTGGGGATTAAGAATGGCGTGGCTTGTTCTTGATGGCAAACAACCAAATCAGAGGGTGCCACCTCCACCAAAGGACCTTCCCAAATGTTAA